From Kaistella polysaccharea:
TTTTGGAGGTAGTTGTAATGTTGTAAGAAATGCAAGCGTTTTAATTAATGAAAATGAGGAGACCATTTCTAAAATATATAAAAACCCCCTTTATGAAGATGCAATTGCTTCCTATTGTAAAAAGTTAAAAGGAGATAGCAGAGGTTCTTTATCAGAATATATCTATAGAATGAAATCCTACAAAAAATACGGATTTAGGGCGTATGATATGGCCTGGGGAAGTGATGATAGAGCTGTAATTGATTTTTCCGAGGGTAAACCAATATATTCTACTGATGCCGTAGTATATGTTCGAATGTCTGCCATCAATATTTCTGGAAATACGGAGAATGTACAGGAAAAAATAGATGCCCGTCTTGAAGTTACAAAAGATCTTTTGCAAGACTATAGGCATGTAATGACTCAGGACCAAATAAAAACATTTGTCGATCTTTATGAATTTTTAATTTATAAATCTAATAAATTAAATATTGAGCATTTTTTCTATTTTATGAAGATATCAATAAAATATTTTGGACTTCCTTATTCTATTAAAATTCTGAAATCTTCGATTCATAAATTGTACAGTAGAAAATAGTTACTATGGCAGAGGAAAAATTGATTTCAGTAATAGTCCCCGTTTATAATGCTGATAAATATCTGATAAAATGTTTAG
This genomic window contains:
- a CDS encoding glycosyltransferase: MLAIIIPYFKLTFFRKTLHSLAEQTNKRFHVYIGNDASLENPEKLLKEFTGKFNFTYKSFDTNLGGTSLVKQWERCIALSNDEKWLMILGDDDVMGNNVVEEFYEAIATFGGSCNVVRNASVLINENEETISKIYKNPLYEDAIASYCKKLKGDSRGSLSEYIYRMKSYKKYGFRAYDMAWGSDDRAVIDFSEGKPIYSTDAVVYVRMSAINISGNTENVQEKIDARLEVTKDLLQDYRHVMTQDQIKTFVDLYEFLIYKSNKLNIEHFFYFMKISIKYFGLPYSIKILKSSIHKLYSRK